TTACATATAGCTTTAGCTTGGATAATCGATCGCGTCTTTCCTCtaaatgatgattgtcAACCTGTGCCGATATATTCACATGGATTTGTAGCAGATATACTTAGGATAATAGCTCGAGAAGTGCTCGAGGTGAATCATAGCAAGGTCTGTATCATTTACGTAGCTGATGCAAGTGGAATTTACGGTTTAGATTGGTAGCACAGCCGCTACATTCTCATCACTTCGGGAAGAGCTGGACCCTTTAATACGGAAAGAGACTTCCGATATcctaaaaagaaataataaaaagAGGAACAGAGGGCAGAaggttgaagaagattacgAGGAAGCTGAAAAGTACACTAGTTGGATGACTGCATTCGTGAGCTCATTCCCCTCTAATCTCTAACCTCTAAGTGGAAAGATAAATTCATCCACTCTCGGTATTTTAGGGCGATAGATTTAGAGATATCTCAGAGGGGTGCACGTTTCTCGACAGTGAGTTGTCAACATATAAGATTATTTGGATTAAGTGGCTCACGTTCCATGAAGGATTGGAAAAAGAGTTGAGGGATAGATTGAATTATGCAGATGACGAGGAGGTGAGGTAAAACACCATCTTGCTCAACCATGTCCAGCTTACTAAACTTTTTGATGATAGCCAACCGAATTGCCAGAACCCATAGTGAGCTTGCCTGATACATCATCGCAGATATGACTTCTAATGGCGAATGTAGGAACGTCATTCGCCCATAGGGGTGTTCTCGCGAAATCTACTTAATACACTTCGAAAATTGTCATTCGATGAGACTACCCATTTGTCAAGAGAGATAGCTCGATGGTGCGACCTAGATACGAACGGGCCTTCGATACATGCTGGAATCTGGTCATTGGATCGTGAGTTTCCTGTGACAGTGCTTTATGCCACATCAAATTCGtgaaaagctgatttggtGGGTTGAAAGGGAGATCGGGTATGGAAGATACACTTGACAAACGAATAAAAGCTATGCAGGAGTGAATCTCCTCATTTTCTTTGGGATCATGTTGCACAATCTAACAAAAAGACTTTCTAGTTATCAGACTGCAAATTCTTCGGGCGACTATTCGAGCGCGCTTTTATCCCTGAGACGATTTTACGATTATCAATTCCCTTCAGCTGGTAGAggtcaacatcaacatgCTTTGCTGAACATTGCCAATTTCCACTATTCTACCGGAGGTATAGAGTCAGCTCAAGCTGTGAGTTCACATCACTTAGGGCGGATGGAGTCACAGATTGAATTAATGTCTTGTAGGCGGTAGAGGAAGCTATCCGAGTAGCTAGAACAGCGGGCGACAAAGCTTGCCTCCAATATTGCATGAGGTGAGCAGCTATCGTACTAGCTTTGGCAATCAGTACCAGTACTCACAGACGAGTTGCAGTCTTGCTCAGAGAATAAGGATTGAGGTGTCCTCTTTGGCTTTTGCACCTTCCGAAACTATATCCATACAACAAAAACCAATATCATCTGGCCTTTTGCCCATAGGTCAAACACCAATGGACGTTTTATGGTCTGTCAAACCTGCTTTAGACCTTGTGAGCGCAATTTAGGATATAATACACTTGTACCCTTCAATTCGAGGCTGACATTCGTCACTCTAATCCAGGGAGAACCTGTTCATATTGCCTTTCAGCGAATACATCTTGCTCTTGGTAAGGAGATCGATACGGAAAGTCAATCTGCGGATGGggagaaaagaattagtAAAGGATGGAAGACTGGTCAAAAGTTGGACATGGCGGCCTGGAATGCTACTCAAGCTAGTCTCTGGGGCATGCTAGGTGAGCGTTTCACATGACAGATCAACAGGGACCACGTACCATTGGTCATCGCTTCGTTTCAGATGGCTTGAACGAGATTCTCACAAATGGCCAAAATAGGCTCCGATGCATTGGCAGAATATCACGAGGATTTAGCATTATCAGACCTATCTCCGTGGTACGATGGTAGGTTGACCGTCCTACTTACCAGAGCCTCACGAGTGAGTAATCTCAAGTCTCGCTCAATTCGTAATTAAATCTTGGCTAATCCGGATTGGGATTGCTCAGGCAATGGATCAAGCAGAATACGATTCCGCTTTGGCGATGTTACTCGATATTAGCAACTTGAAGGGAATGTCAATGGCATCATATCATAGATGGTCAAGGGTAGTTTGGCTTGTCCTAGAGCGAAGAGCCAAAATGCAGTGAGGATCTTACCATTCAAGCGAAATTGCATTGTTTTTATatgaagttgatcaatGTCTTCGATTTTAGTGATGACGAAAGCTCCCTCAATTATATTTCAGCTTGTCAAGCACCATTAGAATAttcagaaaagaaaggtcCAGGTGGACCATCAATAGAAATTGGACATCCTAAAGCTAAATTAGATACTCAACCTTCAAATAAAGGTATAAAATTAATACATGAATAtataaaagatttatttaaaaaagttgaaaaacTTTTAAAATCTTTCTCACCTTCAcatttaattttacctttaattttagaagcaattcaactttcaaatgaattaggaatttggaatttatATAGATTTGGTATTATTTTACTTTGTGAAGTTTTATTACAAATTGAATGTTTAGAAATGGATAAAAAAGTCATAAATGAGTTAGAAAAAATTTGGGATCAAGTGAGTTAATTATTTTCTACTAGTATAAATCTAAGAGGGATCTAGGAAAAAAAgtttattctttttttaaaaattttattttttataGATTTTAAGTggaaatgatttagaatGTATAAATCGTAGTTTAATTTGTTTAAGTAAAgctaaaattaatttatatttaaatgatgaaaataatgaaaattctgATTTATTAAGTAAGTATTTTTTTATTCtattattttaatttctttgtTTGAAAAACTCATActgataaatcattatagatcaaattatctCACAtctcaaattatcaattcaaatttcaaaaaaacttgaatcaaattcttcattgattgaaagtatttctttattaattatgatatatgaaattgaaaatgaaaatatatcaattgaaattgatttaaaagaaaaacaagaattattagaattttatataatgattagaaaaggaaataattcaaattcaaatttaaatgaattaaaaaaacaaattttaaatgttaatgaaattataaagATTATAGGTATAAAAATTTCAGAAGGttggaaatgaaattagaatatgataatttcaaaataaatgattttatacCTTGCAtaatacatatatatatatatatatcattgaaatataatgataatgataatgaataCAACATTTATACACTAATTttataatgatgatgaaagagatgaaaatgtTCAATTATACAAATATcataaaatgataaagcaTGATAAAATCTGATCCTTACAAATCCACTACATCCACTTAATCGTGCATAACAGCAAATAATCTAAATTCATTTCCTCCAGATGGATCAAGAGtttcttttaataattcacaACGTAAAGTATGTTTACCAGGTTGTAATCCAGAAGCGACTTCTTTTACCCTATGTAATAAAAATTTGAAACCCAATCAGCTttattcttcaatatcGGCAAGTTAAaataaatttcaaatccaaaagaTTACTTACATTCCCATATTTCTCTTATCCAATTTCCACCATCCATCAACTTGAGTACCTTTTAttctatcatcatcaaccCAACACCATACACTACCTAATCCTAAATGTGCACTTCTTTGATATCCTATAAAAATTGATCCTCCTGATCCTCTATTTTGTCTTTTATTTATCTTGGAAATAAATCTTCTACTTTCAAGATCTGATTTCAAAATATCCTGCTCTATTGGCAAAATTGAGGACAATTTCGGTGTGAAAGAAAATCGAGAATGTTTACGAGATCGTTTAGAGCGTTTAGAGGGAATTTCACGATTATCTCCATGATTGAAAGGTCCTCCTGGTCGAGCACCAAGTGGAAGAggttcaaattcatttcgGTCACTTTCATTATCTGTTTCTACTTGTGACTCCCTCTCTTCACCTTCCACTTCTTCCTCGTTCGAATAATCAGATTCAGTTATGAGTAACCCTTCTATACCTTGTTCCATTGGATCAGATTCAGCTAATAATAACGATTCTTTcgattcttcaacttcctTGGACGGTGGggaaattataaaatcGAATATCGCTATTGAACCTGGTTGTTTCGATATCAAATATCGTTTTTCGTCCCATGACCATTGTGACCTACAAaataattggaattttttCAGCCAAGATCTCATGGCTACTTGTGACATCGAATATGAGCTCACCACCCTTCCGATCCTTCGGCAAGCTGCAATCCTATTCCATGACCGGCTGAATGATCGTCCTGAGCACTAGATATTCTACCGTGAGATCTGCCAGAATTCTCAGATCGACAAACTGGAATATGTCTAGAATCACGTTGAAAAGGATCGAATTGACCAGTAAGGGAGGTctacaatatcaaatttagtaaaattgttgataaaGATACTGTTATGAGGACTCACAGAAGGGACGTCGAGTATGCGCAGAGGTGGTTTCTTGATGTAACTAGAGGCAAATCGACTTAGAGCTTTTCTGAAATACGATGGTGGAGCAGATCTTtcgatttgatcttgaagataACGGATGACTAGACCGGCAGCTAATGCATGTCCTCTTGCGGAAATCTTTGCCAGTATGCCTATCAGTTTGAAAGTCCCCTTTGCATCTTGGTGACTCTAGGATAGACTTACGTGCATCACATCAACAGCGATTCCTCCATATTCTTTTGCTTTGGGATCTTTAAGCGTGACGTCCTCACCGGTTCTAAACCACCTTGGCATTTGTTTACTTGGATCAGCCAATAATCTAGGTAAGATGACATCTCGAATTGCAATTGATGGAACGTCgtagaaattcaaaacaCCTTGATGAAATGCCGAAGAGGACAACAATGAGGGGAACAGGGTTGTGAATGTCCTAAAGCAAATGAAGGGAATTAGCTTCTCATATCGAGATGAGCATGAGTCAAATAAATTGGGAATGGTATTTACTCCACATTGATAACAGCAGGCTTATTTGGTAATTCTAATAAACCCCTAAGTAAATGCTCATAAAGACTAATTACCTCCATGTCCagtaaatcatttatcCCTTGTTCCACCAAAATTAAATCGGAATCTTCAGGTATGTGTTCCTCTATAATAGAAAGAAACAGGATGGTCAGCGATTCTCTCGGGGAGCGTTAGGATCTGCTGTGCTGgatttgaatatgaataCAGGACGAATAAGGCGGAATGATATACTGACTAAAACACCATCCGAAATATCCAGCCCCAACTCCACCTTGGGCACCATTAATAAACCTATTTTGGGGATTAGGGAAAGTAGTATTTAACCAATCGAAAATCAGTACATGTAAATTTTCTTTCGAATATAACGTTGTTGCTCCAAATTGTGCTTTATTATTGGGATTTGTCGAAGAGATATCTTCAGTTATATCTAAATTTGTTATAGCTTGTTCTTCATTTTGGTCTTGCCGTATATCATTGGATTGGGAATGATTTGATGTTGGTGGTGGTTTCAAGCCTCTTCCTTTAGACACTAATCAATTACAAAGATCAGCATGATATAAaacaattataatttgtaATACAACgtataattcatttaacTTACCACTACCTCCTATAACTGATACTGTAAAAGGTTGACCTGATCTAGCTTTATCTATAAAAGCTTGTATTCTTGATCCAGTACCTAATTCAGAAATTTagaattttataaattcattctATTCATTCTTGAAGGGCTATATatactcaccttcataTTGTAAAGCTCTATTAAATTCCCATTCCCTAAAAAATGCGAAAAACGGAATAATTAGTTAAAATAAATGTTCATTCAAAATTCCttcttaattctttaaaaaTCCCTCTTGcccttttgattttcttaGATAtttatatgatgatgaaataaactcacctcatcttatcagcttctccccaagtttcatcaattttattattaccTTGTCCATTAGTAACAGTTTTTACACTATTAATTACACCTTTTAATCTTTGTCTATTATCAGATCCATGATTTGTAAAAGGTGTAAAAAGAagtaataatgaaattaataataataaaaataaaaccCATGGTCGATTAGCTCGATGTATTGTCATCATATTCGACCAATTTAATGTCAAAAGGTTGTTTTGgttattgaattttatcGATTCATCTAGTCGAATTAGGTAAACAAATATGCGTTGGTCGGAGCGATATTATATGAgtgaattatcaagatcaacaaaaatCGAATATAAAAAAGGATTAATTCCTTTCTTTTACTTACTTCTGATCTAAGGTAAAGATCAGATTTCCTATGAATAGTTGATTTCAATGCttaatgatgattataaCGAAAGGTAATTATTGTCAAAATAGTTAAATACAATGTCCGGTAAGAGGAACAAAGGAACTAAATTAAGGTTTTGGTTGCCGTCTCATTTGTTTACACAATATCTTTGGTTACAATTACTATTTATAGCAAATCATTCGGGTTCATCTCTTATCAATAATGCAATCTTTTATCCGCAGTGTTTAGCATCAAAGTAGATGTATAATCCTGAAGGCAGGGAAAGAGCAATGCATGACCGAAAAACATTGTAGAATACATATTGTGATTGCTTGATACTCTTATCTATTTAGCTCCTTATCATGTTCTGAATCAAAGAGTGAAAAAATGTGGGATTTTACGTCGATTTCAAGCTGACTTCACTCAACACCCTGAATGCCTCTTTATAAGCATCCAACAAAGCTTTGATCCTTGTACGTTCCGATACCAATGCTTCGTCTTCAAACAGTAATTCAGCAAATAAATCAGGCTTATATAATTGAGTTACCAATCTTTGTTGAATTGCATCTCTCGAGAAGTTTACCTGTACAACGGACGATGTTATTTGAAAGTCTTCACTCGATATCTACGTAATCCAAACTTACCAGTAGATGCATAATCGATTTCGGTACCAAGTCTTGTATTGTTTGTCTTGTGATACCAAAGTAACTGGCAATCAATGATCTAATAAGGGTAgtttccatttcttctcttgcCGTGAGTTGTAAGGGATGATCAGGTGAATTCTGCGGTCAGAAGAAGTGCCAGTCAATCAGCACCTGCTCATCTGAGTTACTCAAGAATATACGTATGACTTACAGCTTCAAGATGTTTACCTAAAGATTTCATATCATACGTGGATGAGGTATCCATACCGAAACCAGATCTAAGGTTTCCAGGTCGTCGTCCTGTACTTAGATCAGGTAAAAGATCTTtagattgttgttgtttgGAGCTACTTCCATTACTTGATCTggattgatgatgttgatgaaggttTCTGTCATTAATGGATGAACCAGGTGCCGAAGACGGTCGAGGTTCGTCCAATCCATTGGGTCCACCAAGGAAGTAATTCAAGAAACTCTGTTTGGCTCCAGCTCCGGATGCGCCATGAGGCGAGATACCTCCCCCTACGATTGCTGATTGTGACATGTTTGAGTTCGGATTCAAGTGAAGGTTAGAGTTTTGTGGGATAGTCTTGGATCCGGATGCTGTGCGTTCATGCtttcttgatttcgatAATTCACTGGCGACATTACCTTTAGCAACGCTTGGCCGCCTGATGTCGGGTACTGAGGTCGATGCCGATCTGGGATGAAGGTTGTTGAGTGGTTGTCCGTTTGGTGGTGCTGAACCTGCGCCgtctgaagaagctgattcgTCCTCGTCATCGGGCGAACTAGCTTGGGATGGGATCTACGTGTTGCTTGTCAGCTTGTACTTTGAGAGCTTCAATTATGTCAAAGCTCACTCTGGCCATTTGAGAGGAAGCTTGATGACTATCTCTAGCAATCGCTGCAGAACCAGCAATGAAGTCAGGGTGATTCGTGTTGATGTAGGCAGCTTGGATCTGAATTAGGCTGGATACGTATTCCGATGTAGGACCCAGCCTTTCCCTCAACAGCTCTGAGACGACTTCGATCAATTGTGTGAGCAATCTAGGGAACCGTTGTAATTCCTATTGACCGAATCAGGGCGTCTGGCCATCAGCTTACTGATACCTACCGATGAGATAAGAAGCTAACTCACAGGAGAAGTACAGTTGTGAcagatcttcatcaattcctCATAAACCAGCTCAACACATCTCAGACTAGGAGGTTCTAATAGCTTGATTTGAGGTTTAACCAGAAGATCAAACGCTACTTCAGGCACGAATAAGCTTGGTCTAGGTCCAGTAGAATTTCTGATGGCAGTTCTTATATCCGACAATGATAGGTTTTGAGCTGGGTCGATGGTGGTGAGAGCATGGCCGAAGACTTCGTTGAAGATGTAGTAGATTCTTGCTCCTCCGGATAACTCCTTGGTAGAAATCTCCAATGAAGTTCCCTCTATTGAAGATACGAAATCTCTCGAGAATTCAgtcatcaatttcaagatcaaagaGCCCTTTACATTAGCAACCAGTGTTAGCGATGACAGACTGAAAGCATCTTCAGCTTAGGTGATTCCGACTCACCCGATGTTGTTCACCTAGGAAAGTGGCATCCCCAAAAGCGTTCAGTTCCTGCTGAGTCTGACCCATCAAGGTGTTCAGGCGAGCTTTCATATCCGGCAATTTCTCTCGAATGTGAGTCATCAAAACCGCATTGAGAGTTTTAGCCAAATACTTCGTTCCACACCTATGGGCAATATTGCGATAGACCGGATGGGTTTTGAAGAagtcttcttccttttgtCGCGCATCCTCCATAGGCAGATCCTGCATTATATCTTGTTGACTTCTGTTCACTACACCTACGAAACCAAGTTTGAGGGGATACGTTCTGCCAGTTAGGATGTCCAAAGCGTTGGTTCCGGCAtccatcaaatccaatttaGTCAGTACACCTAAAGTCCTTAATCCACGAGGATCAACTGATCGAGCTAGTTTTAGAGCGTCTGAGTTGGCTAAATCTACATTTGCTGGCGAGACCGCTAGTATCACACTGTTGCAGGCATGTCAGCTGATCAGTTCATGTTCATTCGACCTCAATAAAGAAAGCTCACGCGTTCGGCTTGGATATGTAGTCTAACACAAGATTCTTGATTTGCCTCTCTATATCAGTAGGTTGATCACCGACAGGCACTTTGGTCAAGCCAGGCAAGTCGACAAGTGTGAGATTCAGTACACCAGGTCCATAGATTTTGAGGTTGATGGGTAATTTCGATACACCCTAAATATGACGATTAGCTTACACTCCACGGAAAATACATGGGGTTGAAGCAGACCACATACCTTATTTTGACCAGCAACTCGATAAGTCtcattttcaatctcttttctaatttcttcGAAATCCGTAAATCTTCTATTTATATGTAAGAATTCTGCATAAGTAACATTCCCATACTCGTCCATTTGTCTTCCACCAGGTCGCATTATACCTGCACCAGCAGTAGGGGTATGATTGAGATCAGGTAAATATCCTTGAGTATCATGATTCTCATCACCTAAATTTCCACCTATTCTAGGAGATCTTCTTACTGAACTGTTATGTGCTCCTGCAGATAGTcctgttgatgaagaagaagactcAGGAGTATGAATGAGTTGAAGGATTAATGGTCGTCTAGTTACTATTCCTTGTCCTCTTGGCAAGAAATCTCTTCCTACTATAGTTTCTAAAACTGATGATTTACCAGAAGATTGAGAACCGACTACTACGATTTGAGGTAAATCAACTGCATCTCCACCTATGGCATTAAAGGTATCTTGCAATTTATTGACCAACGCAATAAGGTCACCGTCCATTGACATCTTGACGGGTTGTCTAAGAGGTTAAATTGGCGGGAAAGAGTGAAGAAAGAGTGAGAATATGAGAGAGTATAGGCGTTACCAGCAAGAGGAGTAGAGCGATAGAATATCGGGATTGTAGTAAAAGCTCGTATAGACTATTAAGTATGATAGGTAATCAGAGATGATATATCTACAAAGTGAGCTGTAAAAGCATAAAATGGTCTTAGTATGTGATGAATTAACGAGATGTAGACAAGTGTGAGGTGAGTCTCGCCCCTGCCGAAAGGCCTTGAAAGTGCGTCACCGTGGCGTTGAAGATAGGCCCGCTAACAAGCTAACTTTGGTGAATACGTGAGCCTACTTTCAAACCGCGCTATTAATTAGATGCCCTTCGAGGACGCGTTTTGATGCGATTGAACTAAATTAATGTTCTGTTTTTGTCCATTTACTTGCTTTCAATTTCTGTcaacaatcatcaaaacgTCAAAAAGCATTTACAACATGTCTGAAGATCTAGCTGAGTGGTTGAGTGATTCTAACGAGGTATTAAATCTGCAATTTGGTAAGTTATCGTTATCGTCCTTGCTGCTGTCAGCGGATAAGCGAGGTTTGATTCAACGCTTTCATGTTTTTTGGTAACAATGTATCTTAAAGTGAAAGTGAACGGATGTAGCTGATCCATTCCCATTACTGGTAGTCAGGGATCctgaggatgaagatgtactTCAATACCAAGAACAACAAGCTATTGAACCATTTAACCCTTCGTTCACGTATCCTATATTCGGTGAACATGAGAAGATATTTGGGTATAAAGGATTAGATATACAGGTAAATAAGGCTTTTCATTCATCCCGGAGATTGCTTTTCAGCAGATGCAGTCATGATAGACGACAGGATATAAGCTGATAAAGCTCTCAATATAGTTAAAATTCGCTTCAGGTTCTTTACGTCAATATTTATCGATAAATTACGATTCCAAAATAACATCAACAGCTACACCAGCAGATGAGATAGAAGGAACTTTATATAAATTTATTCCTCCAGATTATACCAAGTCGGATTTGGACTTTAAACGATTAGTAGAGAAAGATGCAGAGAATTTTAAACCTCTTGGGGATAAGATAGGTTCATATGTTAGACCACCTGCAACGACGAAAGGGAAATCCAAGGGCAAAGCTAAGGCTAAAGGATCCCAGGTTGAAGGAGAATTcaaagaggatgatgaaggtgcGGTTGTATTTGAGATGTATAAAGTGAGCCTATCTGAATCCTTGGCATACCGAACTCAGAAGGACCAAGCTGATCAGAATATACCAGTCAAATTGGAATACACCTGGATTTAGGGAATATCACAGGAGGATGCAGTTGTTCATCTTACTGTTCATAGAAGGAGGAAGTTATGTTCATGTGAGTATGCCCGAAGTCAATTGATCTGCCGGAAACGGCTCCACAATCGGGCGATTTAGCTGATTGACCTCGACTAATtaggaagatgaagactCTTGGGAATTCATAACGCTGTACGAAAGACGAAAACGTCCTAACAGCGAAATACATACGTATCACTTTGTAGGATATACATCAGTTTATCCATTCTGGTGTTATCCAGATCAAGTACGATTGAGATTAAGTCAATTTGTGATTTTACCGccatatcaaaatcaaggtCATGGATGTAAGTGACCATCAAAAGTAAATATGATTAAAGCTAATAGACATCTTGGATATTAAACCataaagctaaattatATTCAACACTTTTTTCAACAATGTTATCTCGTTCTGAAGTTGCAGAATTAACAGTAGAAGATCCAGCAGAagcatttgaagatttaagagatagaaatgatttaagatttttaattaaacAAGATATAATTTCTGATCCATTATTTAATATTGTTGGATTaggaaatgataaagataaaataaatcaaagaatagaatgggaaaagaatattagaaaaaaatataaaattgcAAAAAGGCAATTTGATAGATTATTAGAAATGCttttattaaaagaattaaatcaattaaatgaaaatcaagttAAACAATATAGATTACATGTTAAAGCTCGATTATTTAGGTTTAATTATGTAAGTAATGATATCCCTTTTAAATCTACCTAcctatcattttcaaactaatcaaataaatttgtAGGAAATGTTATCACAGATGACACCTCAAGAACGTAAAGATGCTTTAGCAAAAACTTATGAAAGTGTAATTGAAGATTATGAAAGGATATTAGAGATGACATTTCATTAGATCTGATGAGCATGTGTCatgaaatgaagaagaagaagaagagacaGCAGCATAAAGTTAAGAATATATAGCATAGTGGAAATGCGAGTTACCAAATCGCAAATCGTGTCACCTGGAGAAACTCAATGCCAGTAATGCATTGAGTAGGGCTAAGTCAATCTGAATCTCAGTGACTTACATATATCCTTAAGACTGAATGACATGATTGGACAAGTATAAtcgaatgatgaatttatgCATTTTcatgatgaatgatttgaagtattaaaattaattgagATAAATACAATGAAGATATATTAATTTTGTTTGTGATGATTGAAATGAGTATTAATTATTACctttaatttatttatatatacttttatttttcaaGGTATCTGCATTTGAAAGTAAATTGTaatcttttttaaaaataaaacaaaatcaactttcaaCTTTCCAAAGTTGTCTAGTTTTTTTAGGTTTTCTACTAATATGAATTTCCAtaccttcaccacctttaa
The sequence above is a segment of the Kwoniella pini CBS 10737 chromosome 3, complete sequence genome. Coding sequences within it:
- a CDS encoding histone acetyltransferase type B catalytic subunit, encoding MSEDLAEWLSDSNEVLNLQFVRDPEDEDVLQYQEQQAIEPFNPSFTYPIFGEHEKIFGYKGLDIQLKFASGSLRQYLSINYDSKITSTATPADEIEGTLYKFIPPDYTKSDLDFKRLVEKDAENFKPLGDKIGSYVRPPATTKGKSKGKAKAKGSQVEGEFKEDDEGAVVFEMYKSNWNTPGFREYHRRMQLFILLFIEGGSYVHEDEDSWEFITLYERRKRPNSEIHTYHFVGYTSVYPFWCYPDQVRLRLSQFVILPPYQNQGHGSKLYSTLFSTMLSRSEVAELTVEDPAEAFEDLRDRNDLRFLIKQDIISDPLFNIVGLGNDKDKINQRIEWEKNIRKKYKIAKRQFDRLLEMLLLKELNQLNENQVKQYRLHVKARLFRFNYEMLSQMTPQERKDALAKTYESVIEDYERILEMTFH